From the genome of Lotus japonicus ecotype B-129 chromosome 6, LjGifu_v1.2, one region includes:
- the LOC130723289 gene encoding protein COBRA-like yields the protein MGFSLSSTAASTCILFLFLLSCTCFTSTDAYDPLDPNGNITIKWDIITWTSDGYVAVVTMNNFQQYRHIAAPGWSLGWTWAKKEVIWSMVGGQATEQGDCSKFKGSIPHCCKKDPTVVDLLPGTPYNMQFSNCCKGGVLSSWAQDPTNAVASFQVSVGRAGTTNKTVKVPKNFTLKAPGPGYTCGPAKIVKPTKFIQPDKRRVTQALMTWNVTCTYSQFLAQKTPTCCVSLSSFYNDTIVPCPTCACGCQSNSSRSGSCIEADTPHLASVVAGSGKNTPLVQCTRHMCPVRIHWHVKLNYKEYWRVKVTITNFNYKMNYSEWNLVAQHPNFDNLTQLFSFNYKSLTPYGSINDTALLWGVKFYNDFLNEAGPSGNVQSELLFRKDKSTFTFEKGWAFPRRIYFNGDNCVMPSPDAYPWLPNAGSRQEVSLFALVMASLVAVVLCFAQA from the exons ATGGGATTCTCTTTGTCATCAACAGCAGCAAGTACTTGCATTTTGTTCTTGTTCCTACTCTCTTGCACTTGCTTCACTTCAACAG ATGCTTATGATCCGCTTGATCCTAATGGGAATATCACAATCAAATGGGATATTATAACCTGGACATCAGATGGTTATGTT GCGGTTGTTACAATGAACAACTTCCAACAATATCGTCATATCGCTGCACCTGGCTGGTCATTAGGATGGACATGGGCCAAAAAGGAGGTAATATGGAGCATGGTGGGGGGGCAGGCCACTGAACAAGGGGATTGTTCAAAATTTAAGGGATCGATTCCACATTGCTGTAAAAAGGACCCCACAGTAGTAGATTTACTTCCCGGAACACCTTACAATATGCAATTCTCAAATTGCTGCAAAGGTGGGGTACTTAGTTCATGGGCACAAGATCCAACCAATGCAGTAGCATCATTTCAAGTCAGTGTTGGTAGAGCTGGAACAACAAATAAAACTGTCAAAGTCCCCAAAAACTTCACTTTGAAAGCACCAGGACCAGGTTATACATGTGGGCCAGCAAAAATTGTGAAACCCACTAAATTCATTCAACCAGATAAAAGGAGGGTGACTCAAGCACTCA TGACATGGAATGTGACATGCACGTATTCACAATTTCTAGCTCAGAAAACTCCCACTTGCTGTGTCTCCCTCTCATCTTTTTATAATGATACCATCGTACCCTGCCCAACATGTGCTTGTGGTTGCCAGAGTAACTCATCTCGATCAGGGAGCTGTATAGA GGCAGATACACCACATTTAGCATCGGTTGTTGCCGGTTCTGGAAAGAATACACCTTTGGTTCAATGCACTAGGCATATGTGCCCCGTCCGAATACATTGGCATGTTAAGCTTAACTACAAAGAGTACTGGCGTGTGAAGGTCACTATTACTAATTTTAATTACAAAATGAACTATTCTGAGTGGAACTTGGTTGCTCAACACCCGAACTTCGACAATCTAACTCAGTTATTCAGTTTCAACTACAAGTCATTAACTCCTTATGGTTCAATAA ATGATACAGCATTGCTTTGGGGAGTGAAGTTCTATAATGATTTTCTCAATGAAGCTGGCCCTAGTGGTAATGTTCAGTCAGAGCTACTCTTCCGAAAGGACAAATCAACTTTTACTTTTGAGAAGGGCTGGGCTTTTCCTCGGAGGATCTACTTCAATGGTGACAACTGTGTTATGCCCTCGCCTGATGCTTATCCATGGTTACCTAATGCTGGTTCTCGGCAAGAGGTTTCTTTGTTTGCTTTAGTGATGGCCTCTTTGGTAGCTGTGGTATTATGTTTCGCACAGGCATAA
- the LOC130726668 gene encoding protein DSS1 HOMOLOG ON CHROMOSOME V-like, whose translation MATEPKAATEDVKIDLFEDDDEFEEFEINEEWDDKEEGKDVTQQWEDDWDDDDVSDDFSLQLRRELESNNDKN comes from the exons ATGGCGACCGAACCCAAGGCAGCCACCGAGGACGTCAAGATCGATCTCTTCGAAGACGATGATGAGTTTGAGGAGTTTGAAATCAACGAAG AATGGGATGACAAGGAGGAAGGGAAAGATGTGACTCAGCAGTGGGAAGATGAttgggatgatgatgatgttagcGATGATTTTTCTCTTCAGCTCAGAAGGGAATTGGAGAGCAACAATGATAAGAATTAA
- the LOC130724727 gene encoding uncharacterized protein LOC130724727, giving the protein MGIQRRFSSVEHPQTNGQAESANKVILRGLKRRLSEAKGAWLDELLVVIWSNNTTPHSTTRETPFTMTYGADAMLPAEIDNNSWRIAPRLEGENSSNMAVELDLLSETREEARVREAAMKQRAAARYDPKVCPRAMQEGDLVLKKRTGNVGNKLSSVTSHQSGKDLVDDTKP; this is encoded by the coding sequence ATGGGTATACAGAGGAGATTCTCTTCAGTAGAGCACCCTCAGACCAATGGACAAGCggagtcagcgaataaagtGATCTTACGGGGTTTAAAACGCCGACTCTCTGAGGCAAAAGGAGCCTGGTTGGACGAACTCTTGGTCGTGATTTGGTCCAACAACACGACGCCGCATTCAACCACAAGGGAAACTCCTTTCACGATGACTTACGGGGCGGACGCCATGCTACCAGCAGAGATAGACAACAACTCTTGGCGGATAGCACCGCGACTCGAGGGCGAAAACTCTtccaacatggcggtggagctgGACCTGTTATCTGAAACACGAGAGGAAGCTCGTGTCAGAGAGGCGGCGATGAAACAGCGGGCTGCGGCGAGGTATGACCCAAAGGTTTGCCCGCGGGCGATGCAAGAGGGAGACTTGGTTCTTAAGAAGCGGACTGGGAATGTGGGGAACAAGTTGAGCTCTGTAACATCCCACCAATCAGGTAAAGACCTCGTAgacgatacgaaaccctag